In Hylaeus volcanicus isolate JK05 chromosome 9, UHH_iyHylVolc1.0_haploid, whole genome shotgun sequence, the following proteins share a genomic window:
- the LOC128881825 gene encoding DNA repair protein complementing XP-C cells homolog has translation MSGLSEDDSSDSNDDFRVNSEKITASCSFFEKKPKSSSASSDTKDESSDEEDLEDVNGASNIELFAQVLKNLEISQQFQLNNDNVKKEQSFLDPSVPQRKEEKGHGLKIEGKDAASSNEINELLLLGENVTGSPDKNDSRNTSIKEDTVDATEYTIPKDGIEIILPGTSSMLNNKKKNGGQSLKTLLLRRLKANEIYIEKVGLLCWLAYGFHLNKQVNEPEVMSTALSLLSTNYYPKNRVDLGYLEKFTKWFKHVFTFDCVENNANNRIDTESLLKVLREKKICDYRVLVLLYVATARALGLNCRLVVSLCPPHRALRDNPLFKLDRPNQQDKSKSDSNTSKGKTSSRMNKKKTCDVVKNSPEAEKIAKMEAKKRAAEVLQSKSQSSKRSKSNSNKKTKTEPTRSTGKESESKLAEEGIEVSGVRQLRSRRVNVVEDSKAKKTRISNSKNDAIDGTRSKYYIDEDSADSEAEFQPKPQRVTRRKLMDNNEETTQSSKNPKAKNKKLLSSDSEIEDGDKKKKGQDLWAEVYLESEESWISVNVMDEKIHCVADVYRKASKPVLYVVAWNSENLIKDVTKRYCPHWLTVTRKQRIEEKWWVQTLSYWKEKDTAISRAEDEMFLQKELEQPLPKTIGECKGHPLYVLTRHLLKFEALYPPDCVPLGYTSTGEPIYSRHCVHTLCSRETWLKKARVVKPKEEPYKIVKARPKYDKLTKMKINDLLLEVFGEWQTTEYVPPEAKDGIVPRNEYGNVDLFKQCMLPKGTVHINLPALNRIARKLNIDCAPAVVGFNFGCMGAVPAIEGYVVCSEYEDTLREAWEAEQVEAAKRAKEKREKRVYGNWKKLIQGLFIRERLAARYNFSQETTSSTGGKRKERLTRDAKKARVS, from the exons ATGAGCGGTTTATCGGAGGACGACAGTTCCGACAGTAACGATGATTTTCGAGTAAACTCGGAAAAGATAACCGCAAGTTGCAGctttttcgaaaagaaaccgAAGTCTTCCTCTGCTTCGAGTGATACCAAAGATGAAAGCAGCGACGAGGAGGATCTCGAAGATGTCAACGGAGCAAGCAACATTGAACTGTTTGCTCAAGTTCTGAAAAATCTGGAAATCTCGCAACAGTTTCAACTCAATAATGACAATGTCAAGAAAGAACAATCGTTTCTGGACCCTTCCGTGCCACagagaaaagaggaaaaagggCATGGATTGAAAATAGAAGGGAAAGATGCTGCGTCGTCCAACGAGATTAACGAACTTCTACTTTTAGGAGAAAACGTCACCGGTTCGcctgataaaaatgattctagGAATACAAGTATAAAAGAAGACACCGTAGATGCTACAGAGTACACTATTCCTAAGGATGGCATCGAGATTATTCTACCTGGTACGAGTTCCATGTTAaataacaagaagaaaaacggAGGGCAGAGTTTGAAAACGCTTCTTCTGAGACGACTGAAGGCTAATGAAATCTATATAGAAAAGGTAGGATTACTCTGTTGGCTAGCATATggatttcatttgaataaacaGGTAAATGAACCCGAAGTAATGTCAACTGCGTTATCGTTACTTTCGACCAACTATTATCCAAAGAACCGAGTAGATCTCGGTTACTTAGAAAAGTTCACGAAGTGGTTCAAGCATGTATTTACATTCGACTGCGTTGAAAATAATGCCAATAATCGTATAGACACAGAGAGTTTGTTGAAAGtattacgagaaaaaaagatcTGCGATTATAGAGTGTTGGTATTATTGTATGTTGCCACAGCAAGGGCTCTAGGATTAAATTGTCGATTAGTCGTATCTCTCTGTCCACCTCATAGAGCGTTAAGAGACAATCCGCTGTTTAAACTCGACAGACCTAATCAACAAGATAAGTCTAAAAGCGATTCTAATACGTCTAAAGGTAAAACCTCTTCAAGgatgaacaaaaagaaaacttgtGATGTAGTTAAAAACAGTCCAGAGGCAGAGAAGATCGCTAAAATGGAAGCCAAGAAAAGGGCAGCGGAAGTTTTACAATCAAAATCGCAAAGCTCGAAGAGAAGTAAATCTAATAGTAACAAGAAGACTAAAACTGAGCCAACTAGAAGTACAGGAAAAGAAAGTGAGTCTAAGCTCGCAGAGGAAGGAATAGAAGTATCTGGTGTACGTCAGTTGAGATCTCGTAGAGTTAACGTCGTAGAAGATAGTAAAGCAAAGAAAACTAGAATctcaaattcaaaaaatgatgCCATCGATGGCACTCGCTCAAAGTATTACATCGATGAAGATTCTGCGGATTCCGAGGCAGAGTTTCAACCCAAGCCACAACGTGTGACAAGAAGGAAGTTAATGGATAACAACGAAGAAACAACGCAGAGCTCTAAGAACCCTAAAgcgaagaacaaaaaattgttgtcttCTGACAGTGAAATTGAGGATggagataaaaagaaaaaggggcAGGATCTCTGGGCAGAAGTGTACCTAGAATCAGAGGAGAGCTGGATTAGTGTGAATGTGATggatgaaaaaattcattgtgTTGCTGATGTGTAT AGAAAAGCATCAAAACCAGTATTATATGTGGTAGCCTGGAACTCTGAGAATTTAATAAAGGATGTAACGAAGCGCTACTGTCCCCACTGGCTCACAGTCACACGCAAGCAGCGCATCGAAGAGAAGTGGTGGGTCCAAACATTGTCTTACTGGAAGGAAAAGGACACTGCTATTTCAAGAGCGGAAGATGAGATGTTCCtacaaaa AGAATTGGAACAACCACTGCCTAAGACAATCGGAGAATGCAAAggacacccactgtatgttcTTACGAGGCATTTACTTAAGTTTGAAGCATTGTACCCTCCGGATTGTGTCCCATTGGGATATACTTCTACTGGTGAACCTATCTACTCTCGCCACTGTGTGCACACGCTCTGCTCGAGGGAAACGTGGCTGAAGAAAGCTAGAGTTGTGAAGCCGAAGGAGGAACCTTACAAAATAGTAAAGGCCCGTCCAAAGTACGACAAG CTGACCAAAATGAAGATCAATGATCTATTGCTGGAGGTGTTCGGTGAGTGGCAGACCACAGAGTACGTACCACCTGAAGCTAAGGATGGTATAGTTCCACGAAACGAGTATGGAAACGTGGATTTGTTCAAACAATGCATGCTTCCAAAGGGCACAGTCCACATAAATC TTCCAGCATTGAACCGTATCGCTAGAAAGCTGAATATCGATTGTGCCCCAGCCGTTGTGGGTTTTAATTTTGGATGCATGGGCGCTGTGCCTGCCATCGAAGGGTACGTAGTCTGCTCAGAGTACGAGGACACATTGCGAGAGGCTTGGGAGGCAGAGCAAGTGGAGGCGGCTAAACGAGCCAAAGAGAAAAGGGAGAAAAGAGTGTACGGGAATTGGAAGAAATTGATTCAGGGTTTGTTCATAAGGGAACGATTGGCTGCGAGGTACAACTTTTCGCAGGAGACAACGTCTTCCACCGGGGGCAAACGAAAAGAACGGTTAACGAGGGACGCGAAGAAGGCTAGAGTTTCGTAA